Within Legionella birminghamensis, the genomic segment AGATCGCTGGTCTGATCATGCCCCCTTGGTTATTGAATACAATGGAGATTGGTGTGCTTAAATTAGCCAGCTGGAATGTGAATTCTCTGAAAATAAGATTGGAACAAGTCATCGACTGGATTCAAAAAAATGAGGTTGATATCCTGGCATTGCAGGAAACCAAATTGCTTGATGACAACTTTCCTGCCAATTTATTCAGGGAGATGGGCTATCATGTCGTGTTTTCAGGACAGAAATCCTATAACGGCGTCGCAGTCATTAGCCGCTCTGCCCCACAGGAGATCGTTACGGATATCCCCGATCTGGCTGACCCGCAACGTCGAATCCTGGCGATGACATTTGAGGGAATACGCTTTATCAACCTTTATATTCCAAATGGTTCTACTGTTGGTTCCGACAAATATCAATACAAGCTCAATTGGCTGGCTAAAATGAACGCTTATATTGAAGAGCAGCTAAAACAATATCCTAAACTGGTGGTGCTCGGTGATTTTAATATCGCGCCGGAAGACCGCGATGTCCATGACCCTTTGGAATGGGTTGGCGGGGTAATGGTGAGCCCTGAAGAGCGTTTGGCATTTACCAATATGTTAAGCCTGGGGCTAAAAGATAGCTTTCGTCTTTTCCCGGAAAATGAAATTGAATTTACCTGGTGGGATTACCGCGCGGCATCGTTTCGCCGTAATCGCGGCCTGCGGATAGATCACATCCTGCTTAGCCATGAGCTGGTATCTTGTTGCCTGGCTTCCCGCATAGATAAAGAAGCAAGAGGTGCGGAACGTCCATCGGATCATGCACCGATATGGGTTGAATTGGAGTTGGGAAACTGATTAACTAATACTTTTCTCAAGGATGAACGAACATGTCTATTATCAGATGCCTATTAGCGGCTATGTCATTGGCCTGGATGCAGTCGACCGTTGCTGCTTCAGTGGAAGAAGTGTTACTCATTGAAAAAATCAGTACTGCGGAGAAGCAGCAAAGTTTAACTCCAAAACAGGCGCTGATGAAACTTAAAGAGGGCAATCAACGCTTTTTAGATGGGAAAATGCAGCAGCGTAACTACCGTGCCCAGGCTAAACAATCTTCCTATGGCCAGTATCCCTGGGCGGTAGTGCTTAATTGTATGGACTCGCGTAGTGTGCCTGAAATCTTTTTTGATCAGGGGCTGGCTGATTTGTTTATCCTGCGGGTAGCTGGTAATGTGCTGAGCGATGATATGCTAGGTAGTATGGAATTTGCAAGCAAAGTGGTGGGCTCACGTCTCATTGTGGTTTTAGGGCACACCTCCTGTGGCGCCATGGCTGGTGCCTGTGAAAACGTGAGTCTGGGGCACCTTGATCATATTCTTGATAAAATTAAACCGGTGGTCGCTGAATCCAAAAAGCAGGCTGGTACTGAAAGCTGTACGAGCCCTCAACTGCTTAACCAGATTGCACGCAATAATGCC encodes:
- the xth gene encoding exodeoxyribonuclease III — its product is MLKLASWNVNSLKIRLEQVIDWIQKNEVDILALQETKLLDDNFPANLFREMGYHVVFSGQKSYNGVAVISRSAPQEIVTDIPDLADPQRRILAMTFEGIRFINLYIPNGSTVGSDKYQYKLNWLAKMNAYIEEQLKQYPKLVVLGDFNIAPEDRDVHDPLEWVGGVMVSPEERLAFTNMLSLGLKDSFRLFPENEIEFTWWDYRAASFRRNRGLRIDHILLSHELVSCCLASRIDKEARGAERPSDHAPIWVELELGN
- a CDS encoding carbonic anhydrase family protein, which translates into the protein MSIIRCLLAAMSLAWMQSTVAASVEEVLLIEKISTAEKQQSLTPKQALMKLKEGNQRFLDGKMQQRNYRAQAKQSSYGQYPWAVVLNCMDSRSVPEIFFDQGLADLFILRVAGNVLSDDMLGSMEFASKVVGSRLIVVLGHTSCGAMAGACENVSLGHLDHILDKIKPVVAESKKQAGTESCTSPQLLNQIARNNALNVVRQIREQSPIIRDLLDKGQVGIVAGVHDIKTGKVTFFEEERMLGS